One segment of Clostridium ljungdahlii DSM 13528 DNA contains the following:
- a CDS encoding CPBP family intramembrane glutamic endopeptidase encodes MDFELLKGTRTRYLFLKMLCILGLGIGILVVLGKIFKVHLTDSHIEMCALIITVLWFLITLKFMKNNNINVYDFVKKPSKKGFVLELPVNLIITYMGGLGFILIMLALVSYINPTMLSNVQSNLVNKSPELNTNFIIGISFISTVIIAPIAEEFIFRGVLMGRLYNKYGIGKSILFSSVIFFVMHLNINPMLLFLGISCALLVYKYKSLVPSIILHMCNNFITFISGLKSSGGGNNFLNVNSSFMIGGIILFIIYVLYSYRNYRKCKKAF; translated from the coding sequence ATGGATTTTGAATTACTTAAAGGGACTAGGACAAGATACTTATTTTTAAAAATGCTTTGCATACTTGGATTAGGTATAGGAATACTTGTAGTACTTGGGAAAATTTTTAAAGTACATTTGACAGATAGCCATATAGAAATGTGTGCACTTATAATAACAGTATTATGGTTTCTGATTACTTTAAAGTTTATGAAAAATAATAATATAAATGTATATGATTTTGTAAAGAAACCTTCTAAAAAAGGATTTGTATTAGAGCTCCCAGTGAATTTAATAATAACCTATATGGGAGGCCTGGGATTTATTTTGATAATGTTAGCTTTAGTAAGTTATATAAACCCAACTATGTTAAGCAATGTGCAGTCAAATTTGGTAAATAAATCTCCTGAATTGAATACAAATTTTATTATAGGAATTAGTTTCATATCAACAGTTATTATAGCACCTATAGCAGAGGAATTCATTTTTAGAGGAGTACTTATGGGCAGGTTGTACAATAAATATGGAATTGGTAAATCAATCTTGTTTTCTTCAGTTATTTTTTTCGTTATGCATTTAAATATAAACCCTATGCTTTTATTTTTGGGAATAAGCTGTGCTCTTCTTGTATATAAGTATAAGTCACTGGTGCCTTCAATTATACTGCATATGTGTAACAATTTTATTACTTTTATAAGTGGCTTGAAAAGCAGCGGCGGCGGAAACAATTTCTTAAATGTTAATTCTAGCTTTATGATTGGAGGTATTATACTATTTATTATATATGTTTTATATTCTTATAGAAATTATAGAAAATGTAAAAAAGCATTTTAA
- a CDS encoding response regulator transcription factor: protein MKKILIADDEQEIIELMTLYLERENYEVFGAYDGFSALDILKEGAIDIAIIDIMMPNMDGYQLIKKIREKYKIPVIVMSAKSEISDKILGLELGADDYITKPCDPLEVMARVKAQLRRCSEFNCNEEKDTETIVVGELKLDTSCCVIYKGDKPISITSTEYKLLLLLMGNPKKVFTKKQIFESVWNEPFYGDDNTIMVHISKLRDKIEEDSKNPVYLKTIRGLGYKFESKK from the coding sequence ATGAAAAAAATTTTAATTGCTGATGATGAGCAGGAAATAATAGAACTGATGACATTATATCTTGAAAGGGAAAATTACGAAGTATTTGGAGCTTATGATGGATTTTCAGCACTGGATATTTTAAAAGAAGGAGCAATTGATATTGCAATAATTGATATAATGATGCCAAATATGGATGGATATCAGCTTATAAAAAAAATAAGAGAAAAATATAAAATTCCTGTAATTGTTATGTCAGCTAAAAGTGAAATAAGCGACAAAATATTGGGCCTTGAACTTGGGGCGGATGACTATATAACTAAACCTTGTGATCCACTGGAAGTAATGGCAAGGGTAAAGGCACAGCTTAGAAGATGCTCTGAATTTAATTGTAATGAAGAAAAGGATACGGAAACTATAGTAGTTGGAGAGTTAAAACTCGATACTAGTTGCTGTGTCATTTATAAAGGGGATAAACCTATATCAATTACATCCACAGAGTACAAGCTCTTGCTACTTTTAATGGGCAATCCTAAAAAAGTTTTTACTAAAAAGCAGATTTTTGAGTCTGTTTGGAATGAACCCTTTTATGGTGATGACAATACAATAATGGTTCACATTAGCAAATTGCGAGATAAAATTGAAGAAGATTCCAAAAACCCAGTGTATTTAAAAACCATAAGAGGACTTGGATATAAATTTGAAAGTAAAAAGTAA